A genomic stretch from Pochonia chlamydosporia 170 chromosome 4, whole genome shotgun sequence includes:
- a CDS encoding GATA transcription factor LreA (similar to Neosartorya fischeri NRRL 181 XP_001263870.1) codes for MDGYYTSNTLPSQDAQRRMSQQREGQQQQQQQQQHSHQSSGNVIGMINPAPVSGPQMPLQHQPSAMAQIVPNQPIIPGDSLDEIIRNNQSEMHRRRSMPHAYGSPVLEDENPRRMSSIGASGDVMGFGTSNTNLDSFQFAQPVGPSFPGINPTLDMTDQMGNFVTDAADYSGIPPDLIGPMNPPTFGGVEMSQMSNESSLPLFSTSSVPAQGPAEGDMGNAFASGQLANMGTAFSTDPTTRVTNLTPSSNAMPVSADEHSDGMMHIPTSQLNAMDPPASRVPERMTAHPVRSNIDQPLPHSLSRHISSESTIPAQHNTTSASITQTGSTSGPTTPVTTSTPRENKEKTIYSKSGFDMLKALWLVATRKDPKIHLGAVDMSCAFVVCDVTMNDCPIVYVSDNFQNLTGYSRHEIVGQNCRFLQAPDGKVEAGSKREFVDDGAVYNLKKMIQEGREVQQSLINYRKGGKPFLNLLTMIPIPWDTDDIRYFIGFQIDLVECPDAISGQELGGVKVNYKHSDIGQYIWTPPASSQWEPENGQTLGVDDVSTLLQQFSPKGLVSDWHKQSWDKMLLENTDDVVHVLSLKGLFLYLSPSSKRVLEYDAADLVGNSLSSVCHPSDIVPVTRELKDATAGNQVNIVFRIRRKQSGYTWFESHGSLFVDQGKGRKCIILVGRKRPVFALSRKNLESNGGIGDSELWTKLSTSGMFLFVSSNVRSLLDLQPESLVGTSIQDLMRKESRPEFGRSIEQARRGKIVTCKHEVQNRRGQGLQAQTTLYPGDASEGQKPSFLLAQTKLLKASSRSIAPATATSNNKTASTTPHPTSSAGLTAVPGQISQPAGGALAPGTQDAALAAEDNIFDELRTTKCSSWQFELRQMEKVNRILAEELGGLLSNKKKRKRRKGVGNVVRDCANCHTRNTPEWRRGPSGQRDLCNSCGLRWAKQTGRVSPRNSSRGGNNGNGDAQSKKSASPIHSSPLHKELSSDNITSHTTTNKGEADGIDAPSLPQPGAHAASNGSDSSLIQKQATAMPPPSQPSLAGGVTGSGMTSIREERETSQS; via the exons ATGGATGGTTACTACACATCGAACACGCTGCCTTCACAGGATGCACAGCGTCGCATGTCGCAGCAGCGCGAAggccaacagcagcaacagcagcaacagcagcattcCCACCAGTCGTCGGGCAATGTCATCGGCATGATCAATCCGGCACCTGTTTCCGGGCCACAAATGCCGTTGCAACATCAGCCATCCGCAATGGCACAGATCGTACCGAACCAGCCGATAATACCAGGCGATTCGCTTGACGAGATAATACGGAACAATCAGTCCGAGATGCACCGTCGGAGAAGCATGCCCCACGCCTACGGAAGCCCAGTACTGGAAGACGAGAATCCTAGGCGAATGTCATCCATTGGCGCTTCAGGGGATGTCATGGGTTTTGGTACCAGTAATACGAATTTAGACAGTTTTCAGTTCGCCCAACCTGTTGGTCCATCATTTCCTGGTATCAACCCGACTCTAGATATGACGGACCAGATGGGAAATTTTGTTACTGATGCCGCCGACTACTCCGGAATCCCTCCAGACCTCATCGGGCCCATGAACCCACCCACCTTTGGCGGTGTCGAAATGAGCCAGATGTCGAATGAGTCTTCGCTACCACtcttctcaacatcttcagtCCCGGCTCAAGGGCCTGCGGAAGGCGATATGGGCAACGCCTTTGCTTCTGGACAGTTGGCTAACATGGGCACGGCGTTCTCAACGGACCCGACAACAAGGGTCACCAACCTCACCCCATCGTCAAATGCCATGCCTGTTTCTGCGGACGAACACTCTGATGGTATGATGCATATTCCCACCTCACAGTTGAATGCTATGGATCCTCCTGCGAGTCGGGTACCTGAGAGAATGACCGCACATCCTGTGCGAAGTAACATCGACCAACCCTTACCGCATTCGCTTTCGAGACACATATCTTCCGAATCAACAATCCCAGCCCAGCACAACACGACATCTGCAAGCATCACTCAAACTGGCTCTACGTCCGGTCCGACGACACCAGTCACCACATCAACGCCACGGGAGAATAAGGAGAAGACGATCTATTCCAAGAGTGGGTTTGATATGTTGAAAGCACTGTGGCTGGTAGCCACGAGAAAGGATCCGAAAATACACCTCGGCGCTGTGGACATGTCCTGTGCATTTGTAGTCTGTGACGTGACAATGAACGACTGCCCGATTGTTTATGTGTCGGACAATTTCCAGAATCTTACTGGCTACAGTCGCCATGAGATTGTGGGACAGAATTGCCGCTTTCTCCAAGCGCCAGACGGCAAGGTTGAAGCCGGATCCAAGAGAGAATTTGTGGATGATGGCGCCGTCTATAATTTGAAAAAGATGATCCAAGAGGGACGTGAGGTCCAACAAAGCTTAATAAATTACAGGAAAGGCGGAAAGCCATTTCTCAATCTGCTGACAATGATACCGATCCCGTGGGATACGGATGACATTAGGTACTTCATTGGATTCCAGATCGACCTTGTGGAATGCCCGGATGCCATTTCGGGTCAAGAATTAGGAGGTGTCAAAGTCAACTACAAGCACAGTGATATTGGACAATACATCTGGACACCACCGGCTTCGAGTCAATGGGAGCCAGAGAATGGGCAAACGTTAGGGGTGGACGACGTGTCGACACTCCTTCAGCAATTCAGCCCCAAGGGACTGGTGTCTGACTGGCATAAGCAGTCCTGGGACAAGATGCTGTTGGAAAACACCGATGACGTTGTACACGTCCTGTCTTTGAAAGGGCTCTTTCTCTATCTGTCACCGTCTTCCAAACGAGTCCTCGAGTACGATGCTGCTGACCTCGTTGGCAATTCTTTATCTTCCGTTTGCCATCCCTCCGACATTGTACCGGTTACACGTGAACTGAAAGATGCGACTGCTGgcaaccaagtcaacataGTGTTTAGGATACGCCGGAAGCAAAGTGGTTATACTTGGTTCGAAAGCCATGGCTCTCTATTTGTTGATCAGGGCAAAGGCAGGAAATGCATCATTCTCGTTGGTCGTAAACGACCTGTATTTGCACTCAGCCGCAAGAACTTGGAGTCAAATGGTGGAATTGGAGATAGCGAGCTGTGGACGAAACTGTCAACATCTGGGATGTTTCTGTTTGTTTCATCTAATGTCAGGTCACTGTTGGACCTCCAACCAGAATCGTTGGTCGGCACAAGCATCCAGGACCTCATGCGAAAGGAATCTCGACCCGAGTTTGGACGGTCAATCGAACAGGCCCGGCGAGGCAAGATCGTCACCTGCAAGCATGAAGTTCAAAATCGTCGCGGTCAGGGACTTCAAGCCCAGACCACCTTGTATCCCGGCGACGCTTCTGAAGGGCAGAAGCCATCGTTTTTACTTGCACAAACAAAATTATTGAAAGCGTCTTCCAGAAGCATTGCACCGGCTACTGCAAcgagcaacaacaagacaGCCTCGACAACACCCCACCCAACATCCTCTGCTGGGCTGACCGCAGTTCCTGGCCAAATTTCCCAACCTGCAGGAGGGGCTTTGGCACCTGGAACACAGGATGCAGCCTTGGCGGCTGAGGATAACATATTCGATGAACTTCGAACGACGAAATGCTCCAGCTGGCAGTTTGAACTGAGGCAGATGGAGAAAGTGAATAGAATTCTCGCCGAGGAGCTTGGCGGGCTTCTATCGAACAAGAAAAAACGGAAGCGACGTAAAGGTGTTGGAAATGTAGTTAGAGATTGTGCAAACTGCCACACACGTAATACCCCGGAATGGCGGCGCGGTCCAAGTGGTCAAAGGGATCTATGCAACAGCTGTGGGCTGCGTTGGGCAAAACAG ACCGGACGCGTGTCGCCACGAAACTCTTCCCGTGGaggcaacaatggcaatggcgacgcaCAAAGCAAGAAATCTGCTTCTCCGATTCACTCCTCTCCTTTACACAAGGAACTTTCTTCCGACAACATAACTTCGCATACCACGACAAATAAGGGCGAGGCCGACGGGATCGATGCACCCAGCCTTCCCCAACCTGGCGCCCATGCTGCCAGCAATGGTTCAGACTCTAGTTTGATCCAGAAGCAGGCGACGGCGATGCCACCCCCAAGCCAACCTTCACTTGCAGGTGGTGTAACAGGTTCAGGTATGACCTCCATTCGGGAAGAACGAGAAACAAGCCAGTCGTGA
- a CDS encoding UDP-glucose:glycoprotein glucosyltransferase (similar to Coccidioides immitis RS XP_001248084.1), with translation MRLLPPISWLSLACLVLTPQVLAVPAVKVGMKAAFDTAPETAAGENESSYFPLLDRIGNGYFATATSDSELFRRFLEVLHHDGHITDPDALSTFKLALSLRSAAPRIESHYQHYTTAIEPLEGLQECDMWVLVNGKQYCTPDLDEAVANQLLSAAVKSLPFDRALGRGTTAVLYADPTSEGFPDYHRTLSKAARVSNLTYHLRYRRSKSHIGRPLPISGYGVELALKKTDYIVIDDRRSSQSIEQKSLEQEEILDGKENMSDLTALSKSELASIGMKAASFIQKSNEPFDTLVKFTQDFPKFASSISSHNVSHTFTEEYKHNQAQMVRGGINFLWMNGAQLIERQIQPFTLVNMLRRERRLVDGIRGLGFDGNQAVRLLGHEAVSAANENSEPLRYDWTDRLEAGQVILWLNDLENDDRYSSYPKTLSSLLQRTFPGQIPPIGRNIFNLIIPADLSNIEDLKFIAEVHSILDRGIPIRFGLVPLQSSHEAKIQAKIAYFLAKSYGLECVSSYVTGLTKAQPNGANPESLLSAVTANYPLLPEGEDMTLSTILETNEFTEKLSMAKRWSNRLKADTAVRPLFINGAAVHRDQNWMQSISLTVGADLQTVQKGVYHGALDDHTWIPGIFIDGAATRRNIYISGKDEKTLRMLNIAKIYDESAAQLDALPVIESSTESTKASWAVVTVLTDTSSNAGLGFFLSALEFRRNNPGVRLDFVNTQSNVRLSSQINAALKANQAKLKDIKTIQELKTLMQEATNYTANDDYEELLSKVLAVSKTGIGSQGLIMNGRVIGPIAPTTPFDSEDFEQLLVYEQNRRIFPVYAAVADLGLSEKLSTAMTAAKLTSIIALSTISDLPEGIFESAPAIRSNIYDSWNANHTVIQTGNPKTASVHIVGLLDPVSEKAQRWAHILKMAAELDGVYIRLFLNPREHVEELPVKRFFRYIVESTPKFDETGSVKAPTATFEGLPSDVLMTVGMDLPPAWLVAPKLSVHDLDNIQLSSVESDVEATYELQHILIEGHSRENEGSAPRGAQLVLGTENNPALTDTIVMANLGFFQFKANPGVYNIHLKPGRSADIYTIESIGANGWDAVPGDEGTELALMDFQGTTLYPRLKRRPNMENQDVLLDTSSQTEGSIVSKGLKLAEGLFGGGRNKPTISPRHAEINIFSVASGHLYERMLNIMMVSVMRNTKHTVKFWFIEQFLSPSFKEFIPHLAKEYGFEYEMVTYKWPHWLRQQKEKQREIWGYKILFLDVLFPLSLDKVIFVDADQIVRTDMMDLVNLDLNGAPYGFTPMCDSRTEMDGFRFWKQGYWANYLRGKPYHISALYVVDLRRFREMAAGDRLRQQYHALSADPASLSNLDQDLPNHMQFQIPIHSLPQDWLWCETWCSDDDFAKARTIDLCNNPQTKEPKLDRAKRQVPEWMVYDEEIAALDLRRKHREFGQSKEQKVEKETERTNSGDDVAESGHSRDEL, from the exons ATGCGATTACTACCACCTATATCATGGCTGTCGTTGGCCTGTCTGGTTTTGACGCCGCAAGTGTTAGCAGTGCCCGCGGTTAAAGTAGGCATGAAAGCTGCCTTCGACACTGCGCC GGAGACTGCCGCAGGAGAGAATGAATCTTCATATTTCCCGCTTCTGGATCGCATCGGGAATGGCTACTTCGCGACGGCCACATCGGATTCGGAACTGTTTCGCCGATTTCTCGAGGTACTTCACCATGATGGGCATATCACCGACCCCGATGCCTTGTCCACATTTAAATTGGCGCTCTCCCTGCGATCCGCTGCTCCCAGGATTGAGTCACACTATCAACATTACACTACCGCTATTGAGCCCCTGGAGGGGCTGCAAGAGTGTGATATGTGGGTTttggtcaatggcaagcaaTACTGCACACCTGATTTAGACGAAGCGGTGGCGAATCAGTTACTCTCCGC AGCCGTTAAATCGCTGCCTTTCGACCGAGCCCTTGGGAGAGGGACGACGGCTGTATTATATGCAGATCCTACTTCTGAAGGTTTTCCAGATTATCACCGAACACTGTCAAAAGCGGCACGTGTTTCGAATTTAACTTATCATCTTCGATACCGACGCAGCAAATCCCACATTGGTCGACCGTTGCCAATCAGCGGCTACGGAGTAGAACTagcattgaagaagacggatTACATCGTGATTGATGACAGACGCTCCAGCCAAAGCATAGAACAGAAATCGTTGGAGCAGGAAGAGATTCTCgatggaaaagaaaacatgtCTGACTTGACAGCCCTTTCCAAGTCCGAGCTCGCTTCCATTGGAATGAAAGCTGCCTCGTTTATCCAGAAGAGCAACGAGCCTTTTGACACACTCGTGAAATTCACCCAGGACTTCCCAAAATTCGCATCTTCTATATCCTCTCATAATGTTTCACATACTTTCACAGAAGAATACAAGCATAATCAAGCGCAGATGGTACGAGGTGGCATCAACTTCCTCTGGATGAATGGAGCTCAGTTGATTGAACGGCAAATTCAACCCTTTACGCTTGTCAACATGTTGCGAAGAGAGAGGAGGCTTGTCGATGGCATCCGAGGTCTGGGATTTGATGGGAATCAGGCAGTCCGACTTCTTGGTCACGAGGCCGTGTCCGCAGCCAACGAAAATAGTGAACCACTGCGCTATGACTGGACAGACAGGTTGGAGGCCGGACAAGTTATACTGTGGCTTAACGATTTGGAAAACGATGACAGATATAGTTCATATCCCAAGACTTTATCATCG CTGCTCCAACGTACCTTCCCAGGCCAAATCCCCCCGATTGGCCGaaacatcttcaacttgaTCATTCCCGCCGACTTGTCTAATATTGAAGACCTGAAATTTATTGCTGAAGTACATTCTATCCTTGATCGAGGCATCCCGATTCGatttggtctggtaccacTGCAGTCGTCTCATGAAGCCAAAATTCAAGCCAAAATTGCCTACTTCCTAGCAAAAAGCTATGGCCTCGAGTGCGTTTCCTCATATGTCACAGGGCTTACTAAGGCTCAGCCGAACGGAGCCAATCCCGAAAGCTTATTATCGGCGGTTACTGCCAACTATCCTCTTTTGCCTGAAGGCGAGGATATGACACTGTCCACTATATTGGAAACCAACGAGTTCACTGAGAAGCTAAGTATGGCTAAAAGATGGTCCAACAGATTGAAAGCCGACACAGCTGTCCGCCCTTTGTTTATTAATGGCGCTGCGGTTCATCGTGACCAGAATTGGATGCAATCAATTAGTCTGACGGTTGGAGCCGACCTCCAAACCGTCCAAAAAGGCGTTTATCATGGTGCCTTAGACGATCATACCTGGATTCCTGGGATTTTCATAGATGGAGCAGCCACACGACGCAATATTTACATTTCAGGGAAGGATGAAAAGACCTTGCGCATGCTCAATATTGCCAAAATATATGATGAGAGCGCAGCCCAACTTGATGCACTCCCAGTCATCGAATCTTCTACGGAATcgacaaaagcaagctgggcGGTTGTCACTGTACTCACGGATACGTCTTCCAACGCTGGCCTCGGTTTTTTCTTATCAGCATTGGAATTTAGACGCAACAATCCGGGAGTTCGCCTAGATTTTGTCAATACGCAAAGCAATGTCCGCCTCTCGTCTCAAATAAATGCAGCCTTGaaagcaaaccaagccaagctgaAAGATATCAAAACCATACAAGAGCTGAAGACGCTCATGCAAGAGGCCACAAATTACACTGCCAATGATGATTATGAGGAACTTTTGTCAAAGGTTTTGGCTGTGTCTAAAACGGGAATAGGTTCTCAAGGTCTGATAATGAACGGGCGAGTGATAGGCCCGATTGCACCAACAACGCCTTTTGATTCCGAAGACTTCGAACAATTGCTAGTTTATGAGCAGAACCGTCGAATTTTCCCGGTGTATGCTGCAGTTGCGGATTTAGGTCTGAGCGAAAAGCTCTCGACAGCCATGACGGCTGCCAAATTGACTTCAATTATTGCGCTGTCGACTATTTCTGATCTGCCGGAAGGAATATTCGAATCAGCTCCTGCGATTCGGTCCAACATATATGACTCATGGAATGCAAACCATACAGTAATACAGACCGGAAATCCGAAAACAGCAAGCGTCCACATTGTGGGATTGTTAGACCCTGTCAGTGAAAAGGCCCAAAGATGGGCTCACATTCTTAAGATGGCCGCAGAGCTTGATGGCGTCTACATTAGGCTTTTTTTAAACCCGAGAGAACATGTTGAAGAACTTCCTGTAAAGCGGTTCTTCCGCTACATCGTCGAATCGACCCCAAAGTTTGACGAGACGGGCAGTGTCAAGGCCCCTACAGCAACTTTTGAAGGCCTGCCATCAGATGTCTTAATGACAGTTGGGATGGATCTTCCACCAGCTTGGCTGGTCGCACCAAAGCTGTCTGTACATGATCTTGACAATATTCAACTAAGCTCTGTAGAATCGGATGTGGAGGCTACTTATGAACTGCAGCACATCCTAATTGAAGGACATTCTCGAGAAAACGAGGGATCAGCCCCCCGAGGTGCTCAACTGGTTCTCGGAACGGAAAATAACCCTGCCCTAACTGACACTATTGTCATGGCAAACCTTGGCTTCTTTCAGTTCAAAGCTAATCCCGGTGTCTATAACATCCATCTTAAACCCGGAAGGAGTGCAGATATATACACCATTGAAAGCATTGGAGCCAATGGCTGGGATGCAGTTCCTGGTGACGAAGGCACTGAATTGGCATTAATGGATTTTCAAGGCACCACATTGTACCCGCGTCTCAAACGCCGTCCAAATATGGAAAATCAAGATGTTCTACTGGACACTAGCAGCCAGACTGAAGGCAGCATTGTTTCCAAGGGTCTGAAACTTGCTGAAGGATTATTTGGTGGCGGAAGAAACAAACCCACCATCAGCCCACGACATGCGGAGATAAACATATTTTCTGTCGCTAGCGGGCATCTCTATGAACGGATGCTCAATATCATGATGGTTTCTGTCATGCGAAACACGAAGCACACTGTCAAGTTCTGGTTCATAGAGCAGTTTCTTTCGCCGTCTTTTAAAGAGTTTATACCTCATTTGGCGAAGGAATACGGATTTGAATATGAGATGGTCACATACAAGTGGCCACACTGGCTCCGACAGCAAAAAGAGAAGCAAAGGGAAATTTGGGGATACAAAATTCTGTTTTTGGACGTTCTCTTCCCGTTATCGCTTGACAAGGTCATATTTGTAGATGCCGATCAAATTGTCCGCACAGATATGATGGATCTAGTTAATCTGGATTTAAACGGCGCACCTTATGGATTCACGCCAATGTGTGATTCCCGAACAGAGATGGACGGCTTCCGGTTCTGGAAGCAGGGCTATTGGGCTAACTATCTACGTGGGAAGCCATATCATATTTCTGCCCTCTATGTCGTGGATTTACGTCGATTTCGCGAGATGGCTGCGGGTGATCGTCTCCGACAGCAATACCACGCTCTCTCGGCCGACCCAGCTAGTCTATCAAATTTGGATCAAGACCTGCCGAACCACATGCAGTTTCAAATCCCAATCCACAGCCTACCTCAAGATTGGCTTTGGTGCGAGACGTGGTGCAGTGATGATGACTTTGCAAAAGCTCGAACCATAGATCTTTGTAATAACCCTCAAACTAAAGAGCCGAAACTAGACAGGGCGAAAAGGCAGGTACCTGAATGGATGGTATACGACGAAGAAATTGCGGCGCTTGACTTGAGGCGGAAACATCGCGAGTTCGGCCAATCAAAGGAGCAGAAGGTCGaaaaagagacagagagaaCAAATTCAGGAGATGACGTCGCAGAGAGTGGTCATTCGAGGGATGAGCTGTAG